The genomic DNA GCAACCACAAGACCACCAATGTGACAAATAGAGAAGCTAAAGGCTATCAATCAAGAGAAATAGTTTCAGAGGTGTTGGAAACTAGAAAGATGAATTTAATGGAAAAGTTTCACTGTTGGTTGTAATTGTCCTAGACTTTGAACAACTAGGATTGGTCTCCCATGAATGGATTATGTCATCTATTTCATATTCTTCATCACCATGGTCTTCAATAACATTTCCACCTGAAGCTTTAATTAAGTCTAGCTCCATTGCTACTTGTTTCATGGTGGGTCTTTTCTTTCCATTAAGATTCAAGCATCTTTTTGCTAGAAGAGCCACAACTATAATCTCCTGCTCTGGACCAACCTTTACTACCATTGGATCGAGAATGTTAAATAAGGAATTCTCCTGCATTGAATGCAAAAAATAAGATACCAAGCTCCTCACTGGCTCTGATTGTTCTGCAGAAATGGGTTTTTGTCCTGTTAAAAGCTCAATAAGAACAACTCCAAAGCTATAAACATCACTCTTCTCCGTAAATTGACTTGATCGAAAATATTCCGGATCCATGTATCCAAAAGTTCCTTGCACCCGAGTGGTTAGATGTGTTTGTTCAAGTGCAACTGATCTTGAAGTTCCAAAATCTGATACTTTTGCCCTATATTTATCATCCAAAAGTATGTTACTAGATTTGATGTCTCGATGATAAATAGGAGCAGAAGCAGCTGAATGCAAATAGAACAAGGCATTGGCAATTTCAATCGCAATTCGTAAACGCATTTCCCATGTCAATGGTAATTCTTCATTTTGGTTATGAATGAGATCGTATAATGTACCATTTGGGATGAACTCATACACCAATAGAGGAACTTCAGCTTCTAAACAACACCCTAATAGCTTAACGACATTCCTGTGATTAATTTGAGATAAAATTATCACCTCGTTAATGAACTGTTCAGCCTtcttttcatcaaatttcttTCCTTCCACCATTTTGGATTTCTTAATAGCCACAATGCTTCCATCTATTAGCATTCCTTTATAAACAGTCCCTTGGCCTCCTTGACCAAGGATTCGATTATCATTATAATGATTGGTTGCCTTTTCCATCTCTTTTGAAGTAAACAACTTAATTTTTTCAACATTACCTTCATTGCTAGACAAATGTTGTTGCAGTAACAAACCTCCATTCCTTTTGAAGTATTTCTGCTTCAGCatgattttttgttttcttttgaggACTTTGTACATACTCCATGTTGCGAGTAGTAGAAATAGTGTCCCAATACTAGTGCTGCAACCTATGTAGATATAAGAAACATAGTTAAAaggtaaatttgaaaaataaagtaCATGTTAAAAAACCATGAAAATGTTTCGATAAAGTTTTATTCATATTTGATAGCCCAATGAACAATGAATATGAACCTTATTGCACCATCCATTGTTTTGATATTGAACTTTTACAAATTTAATGATAAATAACTATTACTGCATCACACATTCAAAACTAAATATATAATTACTTAAACTAACATAATTCAATAACCATAATGATTCCACTTTAAAAACAAATACTCACCTACAATAATACTTGTCAAGCTATGCTTATTTTGAGTCTGTCGTTCGCAACGAAATCCCGTACTATTGAATTGATAACGAGGAGGGCAAGAATTTGAGGAGCAATATTTACTAGGAGTATTCAAACAAAGCATGTGGCAATACTTATAATTCTCACATTTCCCATCTGTCATTtatgaattgaataaaaaaaagGTTATAATCATATAATTCGTTAAAGTATTTGAGAGGTCCTTATACTATACGgatttagttaaattagtttttatattattaattaaatagatcaatttaatttctttaccattaaaaagaatcaaataagtttAAATTATAACAACgttaacatttttaaaaaaatcttgaaatttatttttttcaatttttgttcaaTTTCAAACAACATATTTCATTTACAAactataaaaactttaaaataattaactatattaaaaagtaaataaatttttaaatagtaaatgttaaatatattcCATTCagccttatttatttattttaatagtaaaaggattaatttaattaagtctGCAGTGAGACTCTCATGTACGcatacattcatataattcaatagATATTAATTTAGTAATGCAAGCCAAAATAGAAGTTATTTTGATATCTAATTTCATTTTCCTTTTGTTCGTTCAAATTATGCTTACGAGTATTCTAGCAATATGTACACAGACCCATTATTTAGTTGATTGAGATTTAGTTGAATTAGCATTACTCTTAATTATTGtaacattaaaaacataaaacaaataagtATAGTAGTTTTGCTTAAGAGGAaggataatttttaatatatatatattgacggTTAATATTTTGACAATTCAACTgttgaatttaatattttattaatatagatCGTGTATGtcaaatttgatgtaaattaaaattttccaacTTTTTGTTTTATGTAAATAAAATTCAGTCTATAAATATATTGAGTATTGTAGATCAATATGATAGAGATATCGATAGGTTCGAAAATTTACATGCATGACAAATACAATTATATCGAGAAACTCAACGGttggattgttaaaatattaattgtataaaaaGATATGAAAGATTGTAAAATTGAAgttgtttttaaaaaattatgtaacaatttatttattaaaaatgatataaaaataGGAGTTTGATTGAAATGGTAAAGTTAAGATATTAGCTATCATGGTGCCTTTGTTCAAATTTCATTACACTTACTTTTCTAGATTTTACATAAAgtataaaatgacaaaaatactcTCATAATAATATTTGTTTTTGTATAAGAGTAATGGATTTTCATAGTTTCTCAATCGAGTTGAGACTCAATTGATGGGTAACACTAACTCAATTAACCTTTTAAAGAATAGTACTATTTTAAGGCACACCCATGATGTGAGTGAAAAACATTATGTAATAAGCATATTGAATTAAAGCTTATATAAGAATCAAATGAATCCTTGATTGAAATgataaagttaaattttaaaatttattgtgtgaAAGATTCAAATGTCACCATGTTAGAttcattatgaattttatataaaatacatatataaaaaatagaaTACACTTAAAATGATATAACTTAAtttgtatataaaaatattttaataatttttcgaTTGAAATATACCTATAAGCAAAGATAATATAGATATAAAAAAAAGTTCCCTAAAAAAACATTAATTCGTACCTTGGCATGAACTCGAATAACCGTAATCATTGCTGTAGCATATACATAGATGCTTAGGGCTCAACCTCGACCAACAATATTCACCATCGGATGTACAATAAGTGTCCGAGCTATCATTCAAATGGCACTCTCCAAATATTGGTGTGCCCCATTGCAGTCGTGTTGGAACATACGCCCTATTACTTATATCAAACTTCAGATCATAGTCATAAGAAATCATGGAAGCAAACCCGCATGATCTTTTTCTCCTATAATCACTACTACTCATGTTTACGTAGAAAGAATTGAGACCCTGAGGAATATTAACAAGACAACCATCAATAGAGGAAGTCTCGTTATTAATCCTACAACTTGGTTGCAAACATCCTCCTATAAGATTATATGTTCCTTTGTCGAAAATAGTAACCAAATTACCGCAACCTGAAGACCAAAAATTGTTGTAGTAATTTGAGTAGTAAAAGCGGGTGCCTGTTAAGTTGAGACTCATCCCATTATAATGATTTTTGCGACAGTTAAAGTGAATTATTGGATGGTTGATTGTGACAGTGCCGTGccaaaaatcaaagttcaatatTTTTAGATTCGTGCCACTTATGTTTAAGAAAGGCCCTTTTTTTCCATTGGTGGTTTTGTCGCAAATTACTTTAAACCAGTCTTTGGGATCATCTTGGCCCTTCACTGTAAAGGGGTAGTGAAAAGTAACATTCCCACATGACTCTACCTTGTAGGTGTAGAAGTTGGTAGATACGCATCCTGCGGGCTTAGCAAAAAGGAAGTAAATTGCAAAATCTACTAAATTTATGTACATCCAATGTTTGTGGGAAATAAAAGCAATGTgttattcaaaatatatatatataattatctaAAAAGAAGTTACATATGAAAAGTGTTACTCTtaactaaatttttaattaagtttatGTGTTATTTGTCACATTAAATTCAATAAAGATTATCTTATTATCAATATAAATCTTATGGTTGAATTTGATGCCATACAatatttctaattaaaaataGGTTTAAGGGTGTAAAAGCCctcaaactttttaaaaaaagtaattaagcttttactttttttttactcaattagATACTTGAACTATCAAAATACATCAAAATGTCCTTTAACCATTAAAGTTAATCGCCctaattttgtttcaattaaagCCATCACGTGTCACAACCATGGCGTGTTATGtgacaaaaatgataaaaataaaagttaattaaagatataaaattattaaattttaataaaaatatttaaaagttagaaaaagttaaaaaattataaaaattgtacaattttataaaaattataaaaaaattataaaatatatagaaaatagaaaaattataaaattttataaagtcgtaagaaaattataaaatgtaatgaaatataaaatttaaaaaagataATGAAAATTATTGTATCTTGATTTTATAGcattaaattttaatagtttttatttcttttattgatatttatttttttatcatttttgccaCATGTCACGCCATGTTGTAACACATCATAGTTTTaactgaaaaaaaagaaaaaattggagGTTATTAACTTTAACGGTCAACGATTAAAGTTAACTGTCAAAAGGCCTTTCTGAtccattttgacattttaaaaacttaattacttttcttgaaaaagttttaaatactttttacacctttaaactttaaaaatacCTCCTTttcctaaaaaataaataaattccgAAGATATTTACTGCTGGATTTTTTTACACCATCCTCtttttacataataatattataaatattaaattcttATAGTAGTGTATAATTGAACTTATGATTTCAAATTTTTTATGGAACTAACTAatgattcaaattttaaaataaatgaacttCATTTAAAACAAATTTGTGTAGAATGGAAACATAATAAAAagtactaaaaaaataaaaatggataaAACGAGCATGAAGCCAGCGGTGTCCTTCGTCGAACAAATTAGTAAACTACACCTTTCTGCCCCTCTCAAaagaaataataatttaatataaacacTTTAACCCttcaataaatatataattacattttaactcctctaataatttaatttaatttaatttaatctcatTTAAGTATAAATTCAAGTTTTTGGAATACAAAAATTTTAGGTATAAATTTTTGAAAGCCAAAAGTattaatatacaaaatgaatGATCCTAAACACTGACCTTAAACAATTAGCAAAATCATCATTatattagctgaattaaaagaagaaaaatgaaagccAAGCAATTGAAGTGACTGACCTCCCTCACCGCAATAGCTGGAATTCCAGTTGAGCACCGCAGGAACATGCGTGGTTCCATTATTGATGCCACTGGGCAATGGGTAAGCACTACGGAAAGAGTACTGGCTAAAGATGAAAGCAGATGCGCATCTTTTGCTGTCACGATACATGGCTGTCATGTTTACGGTATAGGAAGTGAGATTTGCAGTAATTTGCGTAAAGCAGCCAGATTCAGAAGCACCATCGTCACAACTTGATTGAATGCAGCCTCCAAGTGAATCAGATTCGTTACTTAAAATAGTAGCCAAATTTCCGCAACCTACTGACCCGAAATAATTCATATCACTTGAGAAGAAAAATGGAGTGCCTGAGAGATTGACCCTCACACTATCCTCGTTTATACGATCACAATTAATGTAAGTAACTGGATAGCTGATGAGAATGGCGTTTGAATATGAGGCTTTTCCAAGTACCTCCAGAACGATGCCATTTACGTTTATGAATGGCTTTACCCCATTGAGGGTTGGGTTGCAAGTCACTCTAAA from Gossypium arboreum isolate Shixiya-1 chromosome 9, ASM2569848v2, whole genome shotgun sequence includes the following:
- the LOC108459273 gene encoding wall-associated receptor kinase-like 6, which encodes MGFHLPLYSILLLLFLLCPVLQAAESQEPACGEEVCGNITIPSPFGIHRTCYTNPWFRVTCNPTLNGVKPFINVNGIVLEVLGKASYSNAILISYPVTYINCDRINEDSVRVNLSGTPFFFSSDMNYFGSVGCGNLATILSNESDSLGGCIQSSCDDGASESGCFTQITANLTSYTVNMTAMYRDSKRCASAFIFSQYSFRSAYPLPSGINNGTTHVPAVLNWNSSYCGEGGCVSTNFYTYKVESCGNVTFHYPFTVKGQDDPKDWFKVICDKTTNGKKGPFLNISGTNLKILNFDFWHGTVTINHPIIHFNCRKNHYNGMSLNLTGTRFYYSNYYNNFWSSGCGNLVTIFDKGTYNLIGGCLQPSCRINNETSSIDGCLVNIPQGLNSFYVNMSSSDYRRKRSCGFASMISYDYDLKFDISNRAYVPTRLQWGTPIFGECHLNDSSDTYCTSDGEYCWSRLSPKHLCICYSNDYGYSSSCQDGKCENYKYCHMLCLNTPSKYCSSNSCPPRYQFNSTGFRCERQTQNKHSLTSIIVGCSTSIGTLFLLLATWSMYKVLKRKQKIMLKQKYFKRNGGLLLQQHLSSNEGNVEKIKLFTSKEMEKATNHYNDNRILGQGGQGTVYKGMLIDGSIVAIKKSKMVEGKKFDEKKAEQFINEVIILSQINHRNVVKLLGCCLEAEVPLLVYEFIPNGTLYDLIHNQNEELPLTWEMRLRIAIEIANALFYLHSAASAPIYHRDIKSSNILLDDKYRAKVSDFGTSRSVALEQTHLTTRVQGTFGYMDPEYFRSSQFTEKSDVYSFGVVLIELLTGQKPISAEQSEPVRSLVSYFLHSMQENSLFNILDPMVVKVGPEQEIIVVALLAKRCLNLNGKKRPTMKQVAMELDLIKASGGNVIEDHGDEEYEIDDIIHSWETNPSCSKSRTITTNSETFPLNSSF